The following proteins are encoded in a genomic region of Candidatus Bathyarchaeota archaeon:
- a CDS encoding ABC transporter ATP-binding protein — protein MLQIENLTKTYMLGKRKVDALADLNLTVAEGDFVSIMGPSGSGKTTLLNVIGCIDKPTSGTVLLDGIDVGKMAENKLYKIRRDKMGFVFQTFNLLPYLNARENVELPMEGKIKSKEERRARANKLLSMVGLSGRENHRPNRLSAGEQQRVAIARALANNPAFILADEPTGNLDSKNKQEIVKLLASLNRSQGTTIITVTHDSPVAAHTQRMLLLKDGKIIKEKEGLYAKKTSP, from the coding sequence GTGCTGCAAATAGAAAACCTAACCAAAACCTACATGCTGGGCAAACGCAAAGTTGATGCCCTAGCAGACCTCAACCTAACCGTGGCAGAAGGCGATTTTGTTTCCATCATGGGACCCTCGGGTTCAGGAAAAACCACCTTGCTAAATGTGATTGGGTGCATCGACAAGCCAACCAGCGGCACCGTACTCCTAGACGGCATCGACGTCGGCAAAATGGCTGAGAACAAACTCTACAAAATTCGCCGCGACAAAATGGGGTTTGTGTTCCAAACCTTCAACTTGCTCCCCTACCTAAACGCCAGAGAAAACGTGGAGTTACCTATGGAGGGCAAAATAAAATCCAAAGAAGAACGCCGCGCACGCGCAAACAAGTTGCTATCGATGGTGGGGCTTTCAGGAAGAGAAAACCATCGACCCAACCGCCTCAGCGCGGGAGAGCAGCAAAGAGTCGCCATCGCCCGAGCCTTAGCCAACAACCCCGCATTTATCCTTGCAGATGAACCCACAGGAAACTTGGATTCAAAAAACAAGCAGGAAATCGTCAAGCTACTGGCAAGCCTCAACAGAAGCCAAGGAACCACCATCATCACCGTCACGCATGATAGCCCCGTAGCAGCGCACACGCAACGCATGCTCTTGCTCAAGGATGGAAAAATAATTAAAGAAAAAGAAGGCTTGTACGCAAAGAAAACGTCGCCATAA
- a CDS encoding FtsX-like permease family protein has protein sequence MGITSRAIRNISRRKIRALLVIIALGFSMAILVSIPAGVLANQEAASSLAENLSGTINVSDQTINQTLTQIDCSLSSGFSGFGFSAPNVTITDPGEPFGPGGGGATPSTSVFDPNQFGGGTAPGQFGGGSFSGGQVSPMNQTLYTDLEDISGVDAVAYILQATEGENVTTELMGRNFTQIVPDYVIEGVSLTSEAIDHYTELSSNITAGRSLLAGETGVVVLSENNSVYFNAGVGDEISILDYNFTVVGIHGTTSNEDLQLLYMSLEDAQTITNNTGYITSISVFAQDSSMVTNIANEISSLHSELTVTTAQQRMSQLTAMQEMYTTALESAEASISQTQTVAFEEILVVVAATSLIVLFVMLYTVKERTKEIGTLKAIGFSNYTVMGQFMLEGIMLSAIAGVVGVVIGVFAAPVLSSLLLPSINTIAANAGRSFMANAAVSTTSVTVEVSLVLLAFGAALLLGTLGSLYPAWRAARIRPAEAMRYE, from the coding sequence ATGGGAATAACAAGTAGGGCAATAAGAAATATTTCACGAAGAAAAATTCGAGCATTACTAGTAATCATCGCGTTAGGCTTTTCGATGGCCATTTTAGTGTCAATTCCTGCGGGTGTGTTAGCCAATCAGGAGGCTGCAAGTAGCCTCGCGGAAAACCTAAGCGGCACCATCAACGTATCTGACCAAACAATCAATCAAACCTTAACTCAGATTGATTGCAGTCTTTCTTCAGGTTTTTCTGGTTTTGGTTTTAGCGCCCCAAACGTTACTATTACTGACCCAGGTGAACCTTTTGGTCCAGGTGGTGGCGGCGCGACGCCTTCAACCAGCGTTTTTGACCCTAACCAGTTTGGTGGAGGAACTGCTCCTGGTCAGTTTGGCGGGGGCTCTTTTAGCGGCGGGCAGGTTAGTCCAATGAATCAGACTTTATACACGGATCTTGAGGACATTAGTGGTGTTGATGCTGTTGCTTACATTTTGCAGGCTACTGAGGGTGAAAATGTTACCACTGAGTTAATGGGTCGAAATTTTACTCAAATTGTGCCTGATTACGTGATTGAGGGTGTATCTTTAACCTCTGAGGCTATAGACCATTATACTGAGTTATCAAGCAATATCACTGCTGGACGAAGCCTTTTGGCTGGTGAAACTGGTGTGGTGGTGCTTAGCGAAAACAACTCCGTTTACTTTAACGCTGGTGTAGGTGATGAAATCTCGATTTTGGACTATAACTTCACTGTAGTTGGGATTCATGGTACAACAAGTAATGAAGACCTCCAACTGCTATACATGAGCCTAGAAGATGCACAGACAATAACCAATAACACTGGCTACATAACAAGCATTTCAGTTTTTGCACAAGACAGCTCCATGGTAACCAACATTGCCAACGAGATAAGCTCTCTACATTCAGAATTAACCGTCACTACCGCGCAGCAGCGTATGTCCCAGTTAACAGCTATGCAGGAAATGTACACCACCGCCTTAGAAAGCGCTGAAGCATCAATTAGCCAGACCCAAACAGTTGCGTTTGAAGAAATCCTTGTAGTTGTCGCAGCAACCAGCCTAATTGTGCTGTTTGTAATGCTCTACACCGTAAAGGAGCGAACCAAAGAAATCGGCACACTCAAAGCAATCGGCTTTAGCAACTATACAGTCATGGGACAGTTCATGCTTGAAGGCATAATGCTCAGCGCCATCGCAGGCGTTGTCGGTGTTGTAATAGGCGTTTTTGCCGCACCCGTCCTATCCTCACTGCTGCTCCCAAGCATTAACACAATAGCCGCCAACGCGGGCAGGTCTTTTATGGCAAATGCCGCAGTTTCCACAACTTCAGTTACTGTGGAAGTTAGCCTTGTGTTGTTAGCGTTTGGCGCAGCGTTGCTACTGGGAACTTTGGGCAGTTTGTATCCTGCGTGGCGTGCTGCTAGAATTAGACCTGCGGAGGCGATGAGATATGAGTAA
- a CDS encoding winged helix-turn-helix domain-containing protein produces MPTNAHSLKYVLGWLIAGTRGGPTRAKIIEILKETPQNANQLATTLEMDYKTMRHHLQVLEKNKIITSVGDRYGATYFLSQTMETNYDLFEEISKKIGKK; encoded by the coding sequence ATGCCAACAAACGCGCACTCGCTAAAATACGTACTCGGATGGTTGATAGCGGGCACACGCGGAGGACCCACTCGTGCAAAAATAATAGAAATCCTAAAAGAAACCCCGCAAAACGCAAACCAGCTTGCAACAACTCTGGAAATGGATTACAAAACCATGAGGCACCACCTGCAGGTTCTGGAAAAAAACAAGATAATCACGTCAGTTGGTGACAGGTACGGTGCAACATATTTTCTATCACAAACAATGGAGACCAATTATGACTTGTTTGAGGAGATTAGTAAGAAAATAGGGAAAAAGTAA
- a CDS encoding NAD(P)/FAD-dependent oxidoreductase: MVGGGPAGATAAYYLAKAGKSVILIDRQTFPRDKVCGDFVSQIAIAELEKMGITQLPEFQDTNVINSASVFVDGKELASATMPLLAELSQPGRVIPRKTLDNWILDAAKKAGVTVLENVLVTDFVVENNQVRVIAQDKEGVNHIFHSRLLIGADGSNSLISRIMHGNLPPQTNRIIGLRGYFEDVKGPFDRADMHFSSKNFPGYCWLFPTGQNQANVGIGVVLETMPKEDNPKELLDQLIHQDEGVKQRLADAKLKGPIQSWPINVYNPHREITSERVMLVGEAAGLVNPLNGEGIQYALLSGKWAAQTALKCKETEDYNRTALFEYAKKVRDELDFGFKLSSLLIQLTRNRNLNPLWLATFEVMLSRAKTDPEYAKLTGGILSGITPATDGLNAKFVISTIESAVASTKQKIIKDPASLPKDAVKFTQTTLKVAQDTAHDPVGFIEWGISTALQAAEFAATIPMRALRAYAKEKTSQ, translated from the coding sequence ATTGTTGGCGGTGGACCAGCAGGCGCAACAGCAGCATACTACCTTGCTAAAGCTGGAAAAAGCGTGATTTTAATTGACCGCCAAACCTTTCCCAGAGACAAAGTCTGCGGAGATTTCGTCAGCCAAATCGCCATTGCTGAACTGGAAAAAATGGGCATAACCCAGCTGCCAGAGTTTCAAGATACAAACGTGATAAACTCTGCCTCTGTTTTTGTTGACGGAAAAGAACTTGCCTCAGCTACAATGCCTCTTCTAGCAGAGCTTTCGCAGCCTGGAAGAGTAATTCCAAGAAAAACATTAGACAACTGGATATTGGATGCAGCAAAAAAAGCAGGCGTAACCGTCTTAGAAAATGTTTTAGTAACGGATTTTGTGGTTGAAAACAATCAAGTGCGCGTTATAGCACAAGATAAAGAAGGAGTAAACCACATATTCCACTCTCGACTCCTAATCGGAGCAGACGGCAGCAACTCATTAATTTCACGCATAATGCACGGAAATTTGCCCCCTCAAACAAACCGCATCATTGGCTTGCGAGGCTACTTTGAAGACGTAAAAGGCCCCTTTGACCGTGCAGACATGCATTTTTCAAGCAAAAACTTCCCCGGTTACTGCTGGCTTTTCCCCACAGGACAAAACCAAGCAAATGTTGGGATAGGCGTGGTGCTTGAAACAATGCCAAAAGAAGACAATCCAAAAGAACTCTTAGATCAGCTTATTCATCAAGATGAAGGCGTAAAGCAGCGTCTTGCCGATGCCAAACTCAAAGGACCAATCCAAAGCTGGCCTATTAACGTTTATAACCCACACAGAGAAATCACGAGTGAAAGGGTAATGCTTGTTGGAGAAGCCGCAGGACTGGTAAACCCCCTAAATGGAGAAGGAATCCAGTATGCTCTACTAAGCGGAAAATGGGCAGCTCAAACAGCCCTAAAATGCAAAGAAACAGAAGATTACAACCGAACTGCCCTGTTTGAGTACGCAAAAAAAGTCCGTGACGAACTGGATTTTGGCTTTAAACTCTCATCACTTCTGATTCAGCTTACGCGAAACCGCAATCTTAACCCGCTTTGGCTGGCAACCTTTGAGGTTATGCTCTCACGTGCCAAAACGGATCCAGAATATGCAAAGCTCACAGGCGGCATACTCTCAGGCATAACTCCCGCAACTGACGGGTTAAATGCCAAATTCGTAATCAGCACAATAGAATCCGCAGTAGCATCTACAAAACAAAAAATAATCAAAGACCCCGCCAGTCTGCCAAAAGACGCGGTAAAATTCACTCAGACAACGCTAAAAGTAGCTCAAGACACCGCCCACGACCCTGTTGGCTTTATTGAGTGGGGCATATCAACAGCGCTTCAAGCTGCTGAATTTGCCGCAACAATCCCCATGCGAGCTCTAAGAGCGTATGCTAAAGAAAAAACAAGTCAGTAA
- a CDS encoding DUF4352 domain-containing protein translates to MKRKNFFRSIKAVSPVIATIILVAISIVMAISVAYWALGIGGSFTKFEKMQYTYAYPVANEDSTWSIMLNVKNTGTATATINNIFLNGQPYTTYTTEPTVTFDPDSMLVNPGQNSTITITAGYAEPWASGMSIQVDVMTAAGNSYPTTVMIP, encoded by the coding sequence ATGAAACGAAAGAATTTTTTTAGGAGCATAAAGGCAGTTAGTCCAGTCATCGCCACAATCATTCTTGTAGCAATTTCAATTGTAATGGCAATCTCAGTAGCTTACTGGGCACTAGGCATCGGAGGCTCATTCACCAAATTCGAAAAAATGCAATACACATACGCATATCCAGTTGCCAACGAGGATTCAACATGGAGCATAATGCTTAATGTTAAAAACACAGGAACTGCAACCGCGACAATCAATAACATTTTCCTCAATGGACAACCATACACCACTTACACAACAGAACCAACAGTAACCTTTGACCCAGACAGCATGCTAGTGAATCCAGGCCAAAACTCTACCATTACAATCACTGCAGGATATGCAGAACCTTGGGCATCAGGAATGAGTATTCAAGTTGATGTCATGACTGCTGCAGGAAACAGTTACCCAACAACAGTGATGATCCCATAA
- a CDS encoding type II/IV secretion system ATPase subunit, with the protein MNSKKSLTKKNGRITAHKTRSLTHKLYAKSENVTVKSTKTKTSGLFLKKNKKQPLSIKATAIFKELPQTAQTVEVYPVEEAFSKITIASLPELGGGKAYFIDEIRLSDEEKAFLFTLNEMISKELEPPKNMVDAKSHVAQEALRLATKYGLNKKISSESWSKIQHYLYRNLIGFGDIDVIMKDPQIEDISVNGVDLPVYVWHRKYESIPTNLVFTDEVALDNLIVKLTHMANKHISTAFPLLDAMLPGKDRLAATFKREVSPKGGSFSIRRFREEPFSIIDLIELGTINEEIAAYFWLLIENRMTLAVIGGTGAGKTSTLNAVASLVKPSMKIVTVEEIPELNLPHENWVQLVSRESYGLGTIKTGEVALFHLVKTALRYRPDYIVVGEIRGEEAFVLFQALATGHGGLTTLHADSIDYAIKRLTSPPMNVAETYMPLINVTALVERQQLPTKSASGASFGRRITSIAEVEEFEKYNTISQWNPTKDVFNVNLQNSVILQKIAVRQGVTKQDLLKEIAARAKFLHKMKENGIKNNTELAKRVTAHRSNKESPASDAEMIPLIPVEVELIK; encoded by the coding sequence ATGAATTCTAAAAAAAGTTTAACTAAGAAAAACGGAAGAATTACAGCTCACAAAACAAGAAGCCTAACCCACAAATTATATGCTAAAAGCGAAAATGTAACAGTTAAGTCCACAAAAACAAAGACAAGTGGTTTATTCTTAAAGAAAAACAAAAAACAGCCGTTAAGTATCAAGGCGACAGCAATTTTTAAAGAACTGCCACAAACTGCTCAGACGGTTGAAGTTTACCCTGTTGAGGAGGCTTTCTCAAAAATCACCATTGCCTCTTTACCTGAACTGGGTGGAGGCAAAGCATACTTTATTGATGAAATCAGGCTTTCTGATGAAGAGAAAGCGTTTTTGTTCACACTTAATGAAATGATAAGCAAGGAGCTTGAACCTCCAAAAAACATGGTTGACGCCAAGAGCCATGTTGCCCAAGAAGCGCTCAGGTTAGCAACAAAATATGGTCTAAATAAGAAAATATCCAGTGAATCTTGGTCAAAAATTCAACATTACCTGTACCGTAACCTCATCGGTTTTGGCGACATCGACGTCATCATGAAGGATCCGCAAATCGAGGACATATCCGTTAATGGAGTAGACCTACCAGTTTATGTGTGGCACCGCAAATACGAAAGCATCCCAACAAACCTTGTGTTCACAGATGAAGTCGCGCTTGACAATTTAATCGTAAAGCTCACACACATGGCAAATAAACACATCTCCACTGCTTTTCCATTACTTGACGCCATGCTACCAGGCAAGGACCGCTTAGCGGCAACGTTTAAACGGGAAGTCTCACCTAAAGGCGGCTCGTTTAGCATCCGTCGTTTCCGTGAAGAACCCTTCAGCATAATTGACCTAATAGAACTGGGAACAATAAACGAAGAAATCGCAGCTTATTTCTGGCTACTGATAGAAAACCGCATGACCCTTGCGGTTATAGGCGGCACAGGCGCAGGAAAAACAAGCACACTAAACGCGGTCGCCAGCCTTGTTAAGCCGTCTATGAAAATTGTTACAGTCGAAGAGATTCCTGAACTAAACCTGCCCCATGAAAACTGGGTTCAACTCGTCAGCAGAGAAAGCTACGGGTTAGGAACAATAAAAACAGGCGAAGTCGCACTTTTCCACCTAGTTAAAACAGCACTAAGATACAGACCAGACTACATCGTAGTTGGCGAAATCCGCGGAGAAGAAGCATTCGTCCTATTCCAAGCACTCGCCACAGGCCACGGAGGATTAACCACCCTACACGCTGACAGCATCGACTACGCCATTAAACGCTTAACCAGCCCACCCATGAACGTTGCAGAAACATACATGCCGCTAATCAATGTAACTGCACTGGTCGAACGCCAACAACTTCCAACAAAATCAGCCAGTGGAGCCTCATTTGGAAGACGCATAACAAGCATTGCAGAGGTTGAAGAATTCGAAAAATACAACACCATAAGCCAATGGAATCCAACAAAAGACGTTTTTAACGTAAATCTTCAAAACAGCGTTATCCTGCAAAAAATAGCAGTTAGACAAGGAGTAACCAAGCAAGACTTACTCAAGGAAATTGCTGCTCGCGCCAAATTCCTTCATAAAATGAAAGAAAATGGGATAAAGAATAACACTGAACTGGCAAAACGGGTAACAGCACACCGTTCAAACAAAGAATCGCCAGCGTCGGATGCTGAAATGATTCCATTGATACCTGTTGAGGTAGAATTGATTAAGTGA
- a CDS encoding type II secretion system F family protein has protein sequence MAKQNFSLLSFSYRHFNFLGNALSRLYSSKHAKLEQSLADSGLKIYPPAYYAMVGFLFLLATIISTPIIVVTGLIFLLPAPFLVLLLGYMIPSIMATDKAQKLDLEVPFAGTYVSVMATGGLSPYASLKRLKKCDLLPNMSKAINDIEIDVQIKGIDPVSAMEKSARHLPSKDYKDLMLGYTSTQRTGGDVVHYLLIKTENLFKNLAIKVKSFGERAGVLIESYITISILMTLMLTIMFMTSLSLQQFWQGNISASTFLIFGYLIIPIISLLFIYLSDSQQMNPPMNDWRTYKVFFAFLPLTVFLAFTMFVPFAFQSLTLPFAQPFMNVITALVGTTGLPTGYEAAIGLGIALLASCAPAAIANYVYASKGKGVEHNVSVFMRDLTETRKTGASPESCLATLSGRDYGQFTPILEVASRQIRWGLPFNVIYKTFKEKMHSWLALINIYLLVDAIEVGGGTPETLETLTRFSEEINTLQKEKKQALRPLLFMPYIGAGILIFSTIIFLGFSGTILGSFGHQAIPSAQIATIILPPLMLQSFFIGLVSGKISSGDTASGFKHATILVIMALIMMPMAGFLTASFKGGL, from the coding sequence ATGGCGAAACAAAATTTTTCTCTTTTAAGCTTTAGTTACCGTCACTTTAACTTTTTAGGCAACGCTCTAAGCCGATTATACTCAAGTAAACACGCAAAACTTGAACAATCATTGGCTGACAGCGGACTAAAAATTTATCCGCCAGCATACTATGCAATGGTCGGCTTTCTTTTCCTTTTAGCAACGATAATAAGCACCCCAATTATAGTGGTAACTGGCTTAATTTTTCTGTTACCTGCACCATTTTTGGTTCTGCTTTTAGGCTACATGATTCCAAGTATCATGGCTACAGATAAGGCACAAAAACTGGATTTGGAAGTACCTTTTGCAGGCACATATGTGAGTGTTATGGCAACAGGTGGACTTTCACCTTACGCTAGCCTAAAACGCCTAAAAAAATGCGATTTACTGCCAAACATGTCCAAAGCCATAAATGACATAGAAATTGACGTGCAAATAAAAGGCATTGACCCAGTTTCTGCAATGGAAAAATCCGCACGACACCTACCATCTAAAGACTACAAGGATTTAATGCTTGGCTACACATCCACTCAACGCACAGGCGGAGACGTTGTCCATTACCTGTTGATTAAAACTGAAAATCTCTTCAAAAATTTAGCCATAAAAGTGAAATCGTTTGGGGAACGCGCGGGTGTCCTTATTGAATCGTACATAACAATCAGCATTCTAATGACACTGATGCTAACCATAATGTTTATGACCTCACTGTCTCTGCAGCAGTTTTGGCAAGGAAACATCTCAGCGTCAACCTTTCTGATTTTTGGCTACTTAATAATCCCGATAATCTCGCTACTTTTCATCTATCTGTCAGATTCCCAGCAGATGAACCCACCAATGAACGATTGGCGAACATACAAGGTATTCTTTGCATTCTTACCCTTGACGGTTTTTTTGGCTTTCACAATGTTTGTACCGTTTGCTTTCCAATCATTAACATTACCTTTTGCACAACCATTCATGAATGTTATAACAGCATTGGTGGGTACCACAGGTTTACCGACAGGTTACGAAGCAGCCATTGGTTTAGGGATAGCTTTACTTGCCAGCTGTGCCCCAGCAGCAATAGCCAATTACGTGTATGCAAGCAAAGGAAAAGGAGTTGAACATAATGTTTCAGTTTTTATGCGTGATTTAACCGAAACCCGCAAGACAGGCGCTTCACCAGAAAGCTGCTTGGCCACCCTTTCAGGACGAGACTATGGTCAATTTACGCCTATCTTGGAGGTTGCATCACGGCAAATCCGCTGGGGATTACCGTTCAACGTTATTTACAAAACTTTCAAGGAAAAAATGCATTCTTGGCTTGCTTTAATCAACATTTACTTGCTGGTGGATGCCATCGAAGTAGGCGGTGGAACACCTGAAACCCTTGAAACCCTGACACGTTTCAGCGAAGAAATAAACACACTACAAAAAGAAAAAAAACAAGCACTACGACCCCTGCTTTTTATGCCATACATCGGCGCAGGCATACTAATTTTCTCAACAATAATTTTCTTGGGCTTTAGCGGAACAATACTGGGCTCGTTTGGTCATCAAGCCATCCCAAGCGCTCAAATCGCCACAATAATTTTACCCCCATTAATGCTACAAAGTTTCTTTATCGGGTTAGTATCAGGAAAAATCAGTAGCGGCGATACAGCGTCTGGTTTTAAGCATGCCACTATCTTGGTGATAATGGCGTTGATAATGATGCCTATGGCAGGTTTCCTTACAGCATCATTTAAAGGAGGACTCTAA
- a CDS encoding radical SAM protein → MTDWCNYNCPYCFQSDHSRNHRIANGVAHCFDNASPQKWVDAIERNFRNKMLELHITGGEPMLDAENMSLFLQLISDKKFLRSIFITTNFAWNPKKYEKLQNKSKIYLMGSFHPSQISIDKFFEKTQQLSNLGWTISFVNYMMTPTQAPHYLAVKKRFSQIGIPLNPGPLVGAKLVDDYVDVMKADLGELDFYYKTGCSTKGKICLYPTLAYEMGPSGNVTGGCAPMHNGNIFKSDSLPQKPVLPIKCPYNSCLCLSKYSFIKGINRNVQLNTVKQYGNVLRERYNLPLIE, encoded by the coding sequence ATGACCGATTGGTGCAACTATAACTGTCCTTATTGCTTCCAAAGTGACCACTCAAGAAATCACAGAATAGCTAATGGAGTTGCACATTGTTTTGATAATGCTTCCCCGCAGAAATGGGTTGATGCTATTGAGCGCAATTTTAGGAACAAAATGTTGGAGCTTCATATTACTGGTGGGGAACCCATGCTTGATGCAGAGAATATGTCACTTTTTCTCCAGTTGATTTCAGATAAAAAATTCCTACGCAGCATTTTTATTACCACTAACTTTGCATGGAACCCAAAAAAATATGAAAAACTACAAAATAAAAGCAAAATTTACTTAATGGGTTCTTTTCACCCCTCGCAGATTTCCATAGACAAATTTTTCGAAAAAACACAGCAGCTCTCGAATTTAGGCTGGACAATAAGTTTTGTAAATTACATGATGACCCCCACACAAGCACCTCATTATTTAGCTGTAAAAAAGCGTTTTAGCCAAATTGGAATACCTTTAAACCCTGGGCCACTTGTGGGTGCAAAATTAGTTGATGATTATGTTGATGTGATGAAAGCTGATTTAGGTGAATTGGATTTTTACTATAAAACAGGTTGTTCGACAAAAGGAAAAATTTGTCTGTACCCTACTTTAGCTTATGAAATGGGTCCATCTGGCAATGTAACTGGAGGTTGTGCACCAATGCATAACGGCAATATATTCAAAAGTGATTCTTTACCTCAAAAACCCGTTTTACCCATAAAATGCCCATACAACTCGTGTTTATGCTTAAGTAAATATTCATTCATCAAGGGAATAAACCGAAATGTGCAGTTGAACACGGTGAAGCAGTACGGTAATGTTCTGCGAGAAAGATACAATTTACCCCTCATAGAATAA
- a CDS encoding class I SAM-dependent methyltransferase — translation MKIKSKRLLKIFIRKGTAKNYALPQEVWLKKYEAQSAEFFKRFNNSLDFKNKSVLDFGCGWGVTCFEIGKYAKDVTGLDINEKALIRANEKLKEDPSVTNLEFTSKMAKDKQFDIIISKDCFEHYSNPELILDEMKKHLKPDGQLVIGFSGLWNSPIGGHLGKFSSLPWLHVIFDEDLLLDELRRYHSNNNIKSFNDTNIGGLNQLSFKGFLNLIKESGLKIEYFKVNVSTNLKDKILFSVFNVIRKIPFLREYFSVNVYCVLRHQ, via the coding sequence TTGAAAATAAAAAGTAAACGATTACTCAAAATTTTCATCAGAAAAGGCACCGCAAAAAATTATGCTCTCCCGCAAGAAGTGTGGCTTAAAAAATATGAAGCGCAATCGGCAGAATTTTTTAAACGCTTCAATAATTCGCTTGATTTTAAAAATAAAAGTGTGCTTGATTTTGGGTGTGGTTGGGGCGTAACCTGTTTTGAAATAGGTAAATACGCAAAGGATGTCACTGGGTTAGATATTAACGAAAAAGCGTTAATTCGAGCAAATGAAAAACTTAAAGAGGACCCCTCAGTTACAAATCTTGAATTTACAAGCAAAATGGCAAAAGACAAGCAATTTGATATTATAATATCAAAAGATTGCTTTGAACATTATTCAAATCCTGAACTAATTCTGGATGAAATGAAGAAACATTTGAAACCTGATGGGCAACTGGTGATTGGTTTTTCAGGGTTGTGGAATTCACCTATTGGTGGGCATTTAGGTAAATTTAGTTCTCTTCCTTGGCTGCATGTTATCTTTGATGAGGATTTATTGTTAGATGAGTTGCGAAGATATCACTCAAATAATAATATCAAAAGTTTTAACGACACAAACATTGGGGGCTTAAATCAGCTTTCTTTTAAAGGGTTTTTAAACCTAATTAAGGAAAGCGGACTAAAAATTGAGTACTTTAAAGTCAATGTGAGCACCAATTTAAAAGATAAAATATTGTTTTCAGTTTTCAACGTTATCAGAAAAATTCCCTTTTTAAGAGAGTATTTTTCTGTAAATGTCTACTGTGTTCTAAGACATCAATAA
- a CDS encoding methyltransferase domain-containing protein, producing the protein MIENDINNHLSCPDCMGKIKQLKCQSCGKSFVKENNVLKLLPTELTSHDISSDSNWENHKKKFESKPLTILLRRADAILHFNEQILPKLDLKGNILEIGSGYCWISSLIKLNFPQVKMVSTDISYNALLIGEKISQFLNTKIDCYATSKIEKIPFENQYFDYVIGSAVLQQTKPEESIKEIFRVLKEDGKYIGIWELCSPHLLGSIWGSRFGLQGKTARQDKVTYRNYSVKEWEQHFKEAGFKKVAIEMDIDPRYKKNHWFICFYYNQLKHVPQKIVKNYLPYSINIYAEK; encoded by the coding sequence TTGATTGAAAATGATATAAATAATCATCTTTCATGCCCAGATTGCATGGGAAAAATTAAGCAGTTAAAATGTCAATCCTGCGGTAAAAGCTTCGTTAAAGAAAACAACGTTTTAAAACTACTACCCACCGAGTTAACGTCTCATGATATTTCCTCAGATAGCAATTGGGAAAATCACAAGAAAAAGTTTGAGTCAAAACCATTGACTATTTTACTGAGAAGAGCTGACGCAATTCTCCACTTTAACGAACAAATCCTGCCCAAACTGGACTTAAAAGGGAACATTTTAGAGATAGGCAGTGGATACTGCTGGATTAGCTCATTAATTAAACTTAATTTTCCACAGGTTAAAATGGTTTCAACCGACATCTCATACAATGCCTTGCTTATAGGCGAAAAAATAAGCCAATTCTTAAACACAAAAATAGATTGCTATGCAACCTCTAAAATAGAAAAAATCCCTTTTGAAAACCAATACTTCGATTACGTCATAGGCAGCGCAGTACTACAGCAAACAAAACCTGAAGAGTCAATTAAAGAAATTTTTCGCGTCTTAAAAGAAGACGGCAAATACATAGGCATCTGGGAACTTTGTAGCCCACACCTTTTAGGGTCAATATGGGGGAGCCGCTTTGGACTACAAGGCAAAACCGCAAGACAGGACAAGGTAACGTACCGCAATTACAGCGTCAAAGAATGGGAACAGCACTTCAAAGAGGCAGGATTCAAAAAAGTAGCCATAGAAATGGATATTGACCCACGTTACAAAAAAAATCACTGGTTCATATGCTTCTACTACAACCAGCTAAAACACGTACCTCAAAAAATAGTTAAAAACTACTTACCGTACAGCATCAACATTTACGCAGAAAAATAG